The stretch of DNA ATTACACCGGCAGGCTTAAGGTGGTGAAGCTCAATACAGATGAAAACCCGAAAACGGCCATGAAATTTAATATCCAGAGCATCCCAACCATGCTCATCTTCAACAAAGGGCAGCAGGTGGAGAGGATGACAGGCGCGCTCCCCAGACAGGAGATAGAAAAAAGGATCGCGACTGTTGTTTAATTCCCACGGGTTTTATCAGAGACTTTTCATTAACCACGGAGACACAGAGGACACAGAGAAGATTTTTAAATAAAAACCCTCTGTGAACTCTGTGCCTCCGTGGTGATTACATTTCACACCCAGGGTGAATAGCAAAGATGCAGAACTACCCGCCCATACTGGCTTGGTAGTCATCCAGCAGGGTCTCAAGCCTGAGCTTGTGTTTGGCCTCCTCCTGTGCAAGGACCATAAAGACCTTTTTATGGGACTCCTGGTCTGCTAACCCGGCCAGATCAGTGTAAAACTTATAGGCCTTTTCCTCGCGTTTTGCAGCAAGGCGCAGGATATCATCGTATGGCATGTCAGGCGTGTAGACCATGTCAACAGTGTAGTCGCTTCTTTTCAGGTCAGGGATATTTTTCATCCTGAAGCTCTCCAGGTTTTCCTTTTTCTTTGAGATATTTTCAAGCATCTTTACATGGCCTCTCTCTTCAAGGGCAAATTCCCTGAAAAGCTCCCTTGTGCCTGAAAAGGACTCTCTTTCAGATGCCTCCTGATAGAATTTTTCAGCCTCCTTTTCCTTGTTTATGGCATACTCAAATATCTCTTCAATTGTTTTAAAATTCATCTCTTTCTCCTTTAGAATGTAAACCAGCCGGGAATCCCTGACAAAAAATATTACAAAAGAAAAAAATTATAAAGCATTAGATACCCCCGGTCAATAGCAGTTAAAGGGTCGCAGATGAAATAATCTCACCCTGCCGGCTTATAACCACCTTTGTAAGGGGTATCTTTTTACCGGCAAGCTCAAGACCCTTCTGCACGATTACAGGCAGTCCCTGGCAGCAGGGCACCTCCATCACAGGGACTGTAATGCTTTTTATATCCGCAGTATTAAAGATATCCGCGAACTTTTGTACATATTCCTGCTGATTGTCAAACTTGGGGCAACCCATAAG from Desulfatiglans sp. encodes:
- a CDS encoding ferritin family protein, translated to MNFKTIEEIFEYAINKEKEAEKFYQEASERESFSGTRELFREFALEERGHVKMLENISKKKENLESFRMKNIPDLKRSDYTVDMVYTPDMPYDDILRLAAKREEKAYKFYTDLAGLADQESHKKVFMVLAQEEAKHKLRLETLLDDYQASMGG